A stretch of DNA from Pygocentrus nattereri isolate fPygNat1 chromosome 14, fPygNat1.pri, whole genome shotgun sequence:
ATATTTCAGTCCAATTgagcttttttctttctgctctgTCATCCGTGAGACCATTTTTCAGCCTTTGGCCTGCTGTTGTTTCTAATGTCCCATAGAAAACTTGATTCTGCTTCTCCTTCAGTTCCCAAGCTTAATCAACCAAACTGAGCTCTTCAATATCAATCTACAGCTGATATTGGGCTTTTTCAGGTCTTATTGCTGACAGTACCTACCACTAGAGGGACCTGTTGTTCTAATGAGCACCACtttacattactccaagaaaatgaactaatcaaaatagtctcttctgcaaaaccatcgacctgtattctggacccgatccctacaggtctactcaaggaaatcttaccagaaataactaagcctattctgtcaataataaactcctctcttagcctcggatatatcccaaaaacttttaaacttgcagtaattagaccgctgattaagaaagctaacctcgatccctgtgaactatcaaattatagacccatctcaaatctccccttcatatctaagatcctggaaaaagtggtagcaaaacaattaagcccttatttgcataggaataatctacacgaaaaatttcagtctggttttaggccacatcatagtacagaaacagcattagtaaaaattataaatgatcttctattattcacggaccaaggaaatgtgtcgttgttagtcctccttgaccttaatgcagcattcgacacaataaaccacgctatcctactagatagactagaaaaccttgtaggggtaacaggaacagctctttcctggttcaggtcctacctcaccgatcgatatcagtttgttaatgtaaagggtgaatcatctgttcgtgcaaaagtaatttatggtgttccacaaggttctgttttaggacctatattatttacaatatatatgctaccactaggcaccattatcagtaaacacggcataaatttccactgttatgcagatgacacccagttatacatatcaagtaaaccggatgataaaattaaacttgccaagattgaggactgtgtaaaagacataaaagattggatgtcaaataattttctgttacttaactcagataaaacagaggtcctgcttcttggtccaaaattagccagacacagactgtctaactcaacactaaaacttaacaatctctcagtttcatcaagcctatctgttaaaaatcttggtgtcatgatagacgctgatctctccttcgacacacatataactaatattactagaacagctttcctgcatctccgcaatatcgctaaattaagaaattcattatctctacaggatgcagaaaagctagttcatgcatttatcacttcaaggctagattattgtaatgccctgctgtctggatgtcacagcaaaagccttaacaagcttcagctagtccagaacgctgcagccagagtcctcacaagaactaggaagtttgaccatattagtccagttttatcagccctgcactggttaccagttaaatttcgcattgattataaaattctattactgacttataaagctctaaacgggctcgcccctcagtacctgagtgagctcctctcccactatgaaccatcacgcctacttagatcacaaggtgctggcctactactggtacctagaataaataaagctacatcaggggggagagctttctcatacaaagccccccagctctggaataatcttcctgccaatgttcgggaatcagacacagccccaatctttaagtctaggctaaaaacttatttgtacagtcaagcatttggtgattagtcttccctgtcaggtctagacctgctggagtctacactctacgctctgttttactgtaatctgtggtcagccactctttacagtattaactctgtttttttttcttctcctttctctgccgagctgatcagctgcccatcctgtgcgcctgatgctgttgcctctactgccttgattggtgccgctgctcaccagccttctggaccggtttgaccaccactgagcttcttgctgtacagcgctgtgcagtcctcaccctcagatctctctctttctttactaTACTTTACTATACTTTATTATACTAtacccactttactataatacttcttactaataatgttcgctgtctggtgtcgaccataggaggatgggttccccttctgagtcttggttcctctcaaggtttcttcctcttttagggagtttttccttgccaccgtcaccgctggcttgctcatgggggctcggacccggagtttctctcttcttttctcttctctctgtaatgctgattgttctgtaaagctgctttgtgacaacacctgttgtaaaaagcgctatataaataaattttgcttgcttgcttgcactTGATGAAGAAGCTATTAGAGAGAGCTGCCTTGGGCCAGACTGTTAGGGAAacactagcattactgctactacaggtactgagtgctgattgcttAGCCCTACTGCTCCCGAGTGCTTTTACAATAGTAAAAAGGTAAAAAGTACGGTTTtagcaaagttgaaagaaaaattaaagttacatgtgcatatgtgcaagtatgtaCAGAAGCTGTTCATAAAATTCatgttgcaagtaacagatgtaaacagtagtgttctgtgcaagtaatagtaatagtaatctGACAATAGCAGTACAGTGGCagtaaggtgcagttattgagcGCAAGGTTGGCCAgagttaaaccagttcagagtgggaggggggaagaggtagtgagtgaggtattcaccagcctgatggcctgtgaatagaaactgttggtcagtcttgtagccctggacttcacactcctgtaggTCTGCCTGAAGGCAGGAGtatgaagagtctgtgctgggggtgtgtactgaCCCGGATGACTctggtgtgataaatgtcctgtagtgaggggaaggctgcccctgagatggactgtgcagttttgatcacacgctggagagccttcctgtcctgagcagtgcagtttccataccagaccatGATGGAGCTTGTAAAAACGTTCTTGATCATTCTCCTgcagaaggtgctgagaattttggctggcatgctGAGTTTCCTCAGTCTTCTCATAAAGTACAGTCACTGCTGAgacttcctgatgatgaggtgtgtgttgtgagaccaggtgaaatcctcactgatgtggatgaaaaggaatttgaaggttttcaccctctccacctctgtctcaccTATGTAGAGGGGTATGTGCAGCTTCTGCTTCCTCTTTGAATCAACAGTCATTTCCTTGGtgttgtctgcattcaaggaaagattgttgtcatgacaccaggccaccagctcaaccacctccttcctgtatgcTGTCTCTTCaccaccagtgatcagtccaatgactgtagtatcatcagcaaacttgattatgctggtgttgttctgggaggccatGCAGTCATAAGTGAAGAGGGAGGAccctgggggacccctgtgctcactgttcttgtaCTGGATGTGTGGCTGCcaactctgactgactggggtctgTCTGTTAGAAAGTTCAGCATCCAGTTGCAGAGGGCGGGTGTCAACCCGAGGatgaggagcttttctgagagtttgtaTGGGATGAccatgttaaatgctgagctgtagtcagtgaagagcattctgacatatGTGTCCTTtccctccaggtgtgtgagggctgtgtgaagggcaGTGTTGACTGCATCGTCTGTGGACCGATTCCGACGGTATGCAAACTGGAGAGGATCTCCTGGATATGAGTCATGACTATTCTCTCAATCCACTTCATCATGATTGGGGTGATAGTCATTTAGGCAGGtcacaatgcttttctttgggaggggCACGATTGTGCTGGTCTTGAAGTGGGATGGCACAAAAGCTTGCGCGAGGGGCAGATTGAATGTCCACAAACACGTTAGCCAGTTCTGTCAAGCAAACCCTGAGTGCACGCCCAGGGGTGTCTGGACCGGCTGCTCTCCGTGGGTTTATTCTCTTCAAGGTCCTGCACACAtccactgatgtcacagtgagtgATGTGTTCTGTGTGCTCTCCTTGGCCATAGCATCTCTCAGTCGGCCAGGGTTTAGGGCCTCGAAGTGAGCATAGCGTTGTGACCACCCTGCTCATCTGTTGGGAACTGGTGATGTGCTGCAGTCCTTGCTACATGTGCCAGGAGTCTGTGGTGGTGTAGTAGCCCTCCAGCTTCAGCCTATACTGTCTCTTGGCCTCACTGATAGATCTATGTAGGTCATATCTGGACCTTTTGTAATCTCCAGTGTTGCCTGAGAGAAATACAGCATGGCAAGCACATAGCATGGACCGAATTTCGCCGTttatccagggtttctggttggggtattttctgcagcactttgtgggaacaatgCTTTCAATGCAGCTGCTGATATAGCATGTTACCCCAGAAGTATAGTCCTCTAGATCAACAGTACAGTCCTCTCTCACAGCAACAGATCTGGACACATCCCAGTTTGTActgtcaaagcagtcctgaagcaCTAGGTCAGTTTATTCATTCCAAACTTTGATAGTTTTACTTACTGGAAGTGCTTGCTTGAGGAGTTGCCTGTATGCTGGGTAGAGGAACACGGAGATGTGGTCAGACTGTCCGGAGTGCGGCCGAGGCACAGCCCTGTATGCCCCCCTCATGTTGCTGTAGACTTGGTCAAGTATGTTACTCTCCCTTGTCGGAAAGCTCATGTGCTGATGATACTTGGGTAAGACAGTCCTCAGGTTGCAGTGATTGAAGTCACCGGCAACAATGAATGAGGTGTCCGGGTTCACGGTCTCTTGTTTACTAAAGGCGTAATACAGCAGTCCTAGCATCGTGGCCGAGTTTGCGCGTAACGGGATGTAAAcagccagaataaacacagtgcTGAACTCTCTGAGTAAATAGAAGGATTTCACTTCATCGTCAGCTGTTCTAAGTGagctgaacaatgtttttcaaaagTCTTTACATCAGAACACCACCTGTTGTTTACATAGATGCAGATCGATTGTTTAGCTCTATtgctactgaatgctgattggttagcattactgctactgagtgctgattggttggcattactgctactgagtgctgattgcttagcattactgctattgagcGCTGATTGTTTAGccctactgctactgagtgctgattgcttagccctactgctactgagcgctgattgcttagcattactgctactgagtgctgattgcttagccctactgctactgagtgctgattgctgTAATAGTTTCTCTGTTGAATCAGGTACATCTGTGAAAAATATTGTTGTCACAAAGTACATTCTGAACTGTCCTTCGaaacaaggtggactgacaagatagtgtctaatagagtggacagtgagtgaacacagtgtttaaaaactccagcagcactgctgtgtctgatccacttataccagcacaacacacactaacacaccaccaccacttcaatgttactgcagtgctgagaatgatccaccacccaaatagtacctgctctgtgagggtccatgggggtcctgaccactgaagaacagggtaaaagggggctaacaaagtatcagagaatcagatggactacagtctgtaactgtagaactacaaagtgcacctatatagaaagtggagctgataaaatggacagtgatcatagatacaaggaggtggtcataatatgcctgatcggtgtacaaaTAACATTACCatagctttcctgcatctctgcaatattgctaaattaagaaatgcacaAACAGGATGCAAAAGAGTTAGctcatgcatttattacatcaaggctagattactgtaattcCCTACTGTCTGGATGTTCCCGCAAAAGCCTTAACAGGCTTCAGCTAGtccaagaaccagaaagtttgaccataccagcccagttttatcaaccctgcaTTGGTtgccagttaaatttcacactgATTACAAAATTCTCTTACTGACCTATAGAGCTCTAAATGGACTGTGAACCACTgtgcctacttagatcacaaggtgctgctcactattagtacctagaattaataaagttacatcaggggatggcgccttctcatacaaagccctcCCCCAGCTTTGTAATAATCTTCCAGTTagtgtttgggactcagacacagcctcagtcctCTAAGTCTAGACTAAGAAGCACTTGTTTAGTCAAGATTTTGGTAATTAGCTTTTCCTGTTagataaaaggtgcagatctAGGGGTTCATGGTCATAGAGTATTATGGTAATCTGGGGGTgttggtgctgtcgtcccactggtcttactcactcactcaggtttgttgacaCTGGATCAGAGGAGCGCCAacatctcagggagcctcaTGACTCTCTTACCCTCTGGCTTTCCCTCTTAGTTAGGCTGTAATAACTAGACCTGCCGGAGTTTCTGCTGCTCTCTGTTAACCTGTAAGCTGTGATCAGTTACTCCTTGCAGAACTAACTGACtgtgttctttttctttgccgaggtgaacagctgcccatcctgtatGGTCTGTTGCTTTTTCTGCCCTGATTGGGTGCCCACTGCTTACCTGCcctctggaccagtttgaccagTTTTATACAACTAAACTACCAGACCTGCATGAATTCAAAACCATTAGCCAGCtctgcacacagaggaattagacctccacatttaaaccatccgtgtagtgaaacactcacatacaagcacactagtgaacatacacactaggggccagtgagtacacttgcctggagcagtgggcagtcctatccacagcacctggggagtagttgggggataggtgctttgctcaagggcatttcagtcgcatactgttggctcaggggattgagccggcgaccttctggtcacaaggctgggtttcctaacctccagcctcctatgaactgaccctcctgatgatattactgcattttttaattatagACATTGCTTGTCCTGACCAAATGATGACGAAATAAGGTCCAAGTGATGTAGTGACCAGAACAAGACCAAGACCAATTGACGATAAGACAGGGTCCAAATAATCAAGACAGAGACAAGATCAAGTCCAAATGATGACGAGGCTGAGACCCTTTATTTATGCTCTCAAGACTGCACACAAGTGCCACACCAGCACTGCACTATAAACATGCTATTGCTCCCAGCGGAAGTTATGACTTCCGTTGTCTTTGTAAAGACCAGCGGAcgcctttttttaaatttgtatttCAGTCTTGTATTGGGCCTGAAAAAATGGCTTCTTTTCAATTTGCCCCCTCCTTTAAATGATGTCTCTGATCCTGAGTTTATAAACCTGGTTATGAAGCGCTTGCTGATTATTATTCAAGTACGTTTTTGACTGTCCACTGCACATAGGATAACTTTTAAAAATCACTCATACTATAAACACAGAAAGCATCCTTGTCGGTTCTCCTAGCATGTTGCTAGTGGCCCACGCACatggtcactgggcggaaggccaGACGCCGCCCATGCTTTGGTGGTGGGGAGGAAAAAGCGCGCGCTGACAAACCCAAGGCATGCAAAAGCAGGGAGCTGCAGCCATGCACAGTCTGGCTGTGTGCATGTGGATCCTCACCCTCCGCGTTGCCACAGAGTTCTCCTCCAGGTCCGAGCTGGAGTACGAGTTTGGTGACTACAGGGGCAGATGGTGCATCGACGAGCAGGGCTTCGTGTACGCCATTGGGGAGGTATACCAGCCCAGCCCTGCTGCATGCCCCTGCACGTGCACGGAGGACGGACCCGTGTGCTTCCGGCCAAAGTGCCCACGCATTCACCCCCGGTGCACGCGTGTCCGCTACAGGGCCTGCTGCCCTGTATGTGAGGCCGTCAGCAAGGTGTGCGTGCATGGAGGAAAGACTTACAGACTGCTCGAGGAGTTTAAGGTGAGTGAAGGCAGATTTgcaaacatatttatttttgcattttcagtCGGTTTAATTATTAATGCTTGATTTTATTGTTGTGGTGTGAAACTACCTCATACCGCTTAGTTTAATACTTGTTCTCATGTAAATACATCAAATATGTTATATATGCTATGTAACTATGCAAATGCATGTATTTCTGTTTATGCTCTTTCatactttaacttatgtctttttctgcatattttatgtCTGGTTTTATGTCTATTTGTATTTGTGCCTTATATGTGTAAGCTTATGTGCAATTTGATgtgatctgtctgtctatatgtatatatattttcatgcaTGAAATAAGTAttattgaaaattaaatataagaaagatgaacatttttattctgATAGTTCAGACAATTCCTAgttttataatataattttagCAGTTTATTATAgtgtgagaaataaaaaaattgtcCAGTTTGGATATAAAAGCTTCACCAACTTAATAATATTTACAGATAGGTTGCGATGGTGTAACAGGTGgttactagggtgttgctaggtggttctGACAGATATTTGTATGAAgcacaaacaaatcaaaaatcTCCCTGAAAGCTCCCTGAAGTGTTGACCTATATTATTGATAAAAGAGAAAACGTACACACCAAGTTAAAAAACatacatgtaaatttcatgatgaatggaacaaaagaaacagtccaaaattacATAcaagaaattctggttccattgacttaaattaaaCGTAAAGTAggtttattccttctcctgtaaagttaatatttagCAGATATATATCTCccaaaaaatctccaaaatactaacttatatatatatatatatatattgttattgaTATTATGTTATTGATAAATAGAAAATACTGGCTGTAATTAAAAGACAGTTCCTAGTAAGAAAtccagttttattatttatttatgtgctgtTTGAATATACAACCTTCACCAgcttaataatgtttacatatattaaAAGATGATGTGCCCATAGCGCTAATTGTGTTTGGTGTTCCTGTGTTGAGTAGCTGTCTCGGTGTGAGAAGTGCCGCTGTGAGGCTAACAGGGAGGTGTACTGCAGCGTAGCTGGATGCCCAGCTCTGCATTGTGTGGATCCCACATACGAGTCCAACCACTGCTGTCCTGTGTGCAAGAACGGTGAGAACACGCTACCTACAATATATCACAGTCACATCTTTACCCAGCTGATAAGTAACAGAGCTAATAGACAAATGCATATCATTGctgaccatttctattggtccatttatcatgaaatggtCACACAGTGCATAGGACAGCTGCCCTGTTCAAATTAagcataaacaaaaatgaagatagaTGTTTTTCTTATCATTAAGTCAGTCTACTTTGCTGAAATTGTGACCAAGATATGCCATCCGcacattatctctcatactGAATTGATCTATTTGGCCCCTGTAATTATTGCGGAAGGACAGAGAGGCGCAATGGAAAAACAGTGATGCAACGGAATTGTTCAATACAGCGCTTACTACCAACCTGCTCGCTCGAAATAGAAACTAGTCCACAGCCTGCTGGGATATCAGGGGTAGTGTGGGCCACAGGATGGTCCATGACAACAGAAGGCAGAAGGAGAGCagattgtgtatgtgtgtcggtatgtatgtatgtgtgtttacagtACCCGACGGTAAGTGAAGTCAAGATTATTTGTGATGTGCTTATTTTGCTGGAAgcacatcacaaaaaacagaatgcaaaagAAAAGAATACTGGGTTTTATTATTGATCAAATACAGTACTCACTGTAATCaaaaaagtattgggacacctacagaagcttttatgaatccctttctaaatccataggcattaatatggagttggtctcCCTTTGTAGCTCTAacagctttctacaagatgttggagagtgtctgtgggagtTTCTGCCCATTCATCTAGAAgcgcattagtgaggtcagacactgatgttggacaagagggtctggctcacaatctccattctagttcatcccaaaggtttttgatggggttgaggtcagggctctgtgagggccagtcaagttcttccataccaaactcacccagccatgactttatggagctgctttgtgcactggggctcagtcatgctggaacagaaaaggttcttcccaaaactgttcccacaaagttggacgCATAAgttgtccagaatgtcttggtgctgaagcattaagatttgcattcactggaactaaggggtctagaccaatccctgaaaaacaacccctgtatcattatccctcctccatcaaactttacagctgCCACAATACAGTCaggtaggtaatgttctcctggcaactgccaaatccagactcgtctgtcagactgacagatagagaaacgTGATTCATCGCTCCAcggtttccactgctccagagtccagtggtggcgctgtACACAACTCCATCCGACGCTTATcattgtgtttggtgatgtaagacttgcgtgcagctgctcagtcatgGGAATTCATGCCATGAAGCATGTTTCTGTTCTGATGCTGAGGTTTGAACTCTGtagttattgatcagcagagcgtTGGTGTCTTTTATActctatgctcctcagcacttgctgacctgctctgtaactttaaGTTGTCTAACACTTTGTGGCcaagttgctgtggttcctaaacacttccacttttcagtaataccactcacagttgatggTGGAAAATCTAAGagggaggaaatttcatgaactggCTTTTTGCAACAGTGGCATCTTATTACAGAACCATACTCAAACTCAGTAGCTCTgtagacccattctttcacaaatttgcttgattttatactcGTGTGGCAaagagactgaatgaaacacctgaattcaatgataaAATgatgtgtatagtgtatatgcaccaatcaggcataatattatgaccttgtttctacactcattgtccgttttatcagctccacttactatatattTGCAGTTTGTATttctacaattatagactgtagtccatctgtttctctgcatactttgtttgctcccttttatcctgttcttcagtggtcaagacccccatggaccctcacagagcaggtattatttgggcggtggatcagtctcagcactgcagtaacactgacgtggtggtggtgtgttggtgagtgttgtgctggtcagaatggatcagacacagcagtgctgctgtttttaaacacctcagtgtcactgctggactgagaatagtccaccaaccaaaaatatcctgcAGACAAGAGgataaccaacacaaactgtgcagcaggagatgagctatcatctctgactttacatctacaaggtggactgacaaggtaggagtgtctaaaagagtggacagtgagtggacacagtgtttaaaaactccagcagcactgctgtgtctaatccactcagaccagcgcaacacagaCCAACAAACCACCACCATGTTAGTgttaggcagcatcactaggacagcttttctacatcttcacaacattgccaagataagaaatgccctgtccctgcgtgatgcagaaacactagtacatgcctttattacttcttggctagactactgtaatgcactacacagggaattatagtaaactgagaggctgatgctgtcgtcccgctgctcgcacgcggtcactcaggtctgtggatggtggagcggaggaatgccaaactgtttcagagtgctccagtgtctgtgtgtccttctggttctctccttttagttaagctgtcatagtcagatctgccagagtcgttagccacactctggaaatgttcacagtccctgttttacgtacaaacagacagaatatgattccctctccctgccttttttctgagtatacaaccgcccacatgtctggCTGGACATTGAAGGACAACTGACTgttgagctctcctgctacccacttcaggccagctgcccacgccccagctactgtcacctaccttggactagctgcccaccctacattgatgttttcatagactcctagctattatcaaatcaaatcaaatcaaatcaaatttatttgtatagcgctttttacaacggatgttgtcacaaagcagctttacagaatttcggaaaagacaaagttttaacaggagtgtaagaatgtacagaaccccccccggtgggcaagccaggggcaacagtggcaaggagcaaggaaa
This window harbors:
- the si:dkey-283b1.7 gene encoding von Willebrand factor C domain-containing protein 2-like, encoding MQKQGAAAMHSLAVCMWILTLRVATEFSSRSELEYEFGDYRGRWCIDEQGFVYAIGEVYQPSPAACPCTCTEDGPVCFRPKCPRIHPRCTRVRYRACCPVCEAVSKVCVHGGKTYRLLEEFKLSRCEKCRCEANREVYCSVAGCPALHCVDPTYESNHCCPVCKNGPNCFAGNRIIPAGERVEIDERMVCYCTYRDGTWQTQPHATCEPRQQPDDEDSSKQMEERERESEREREREREKERERELLPRLDVIP